The DNA segment AGCCTGACCAAATTTACTTTTTTATATTTCTTATACGCTGCCTGTTTAGCAGCAGTTGCCTATTTTCTTCCTTTTTTTTTACCTGATGTGAAGTTGTTTGTTTCGAGCTTCTGGACTTTGTTTATTTTTTTTTCTGGTGTTACTTATATTGCTTATGTACTGGCTTATTTGGGGATAAAACGCCATCCGGAAACGGGAATCATGGCCATTATGGGATCTATTACACTGAAAATGCTTTTTTCTATGGCTTTTGTGCTGATTTACAGTCTAAACAGTAAAGAAAAAGGATTAATTATGGTGCTGAATTTTTTTTCTTTATATTTATTGTTCAGCTTCTTTGAAATATACGCTTTGTTACGTAACTTGCGCCACCAAAATAAATAGTAAAAATCTGCGACTAAATGGATTGTAGCCACGTTTTTGAGTTTAAAGTGAATAGGTTAATTGTTGTTTTTACGCTTTTTTTAGCGTTTTTTTCTGTTACGCCGCCGGCTTTTGCTCAGGTTGACAGTGTTGTTGCCGCTCAGGATACTGCTGCACTTGCCGCTCCTGAAGGTGTTTCGCATGAGGCGAAACATGGAAAAGAAAAATTTGAGCCTACTAAGGTAATTATGGAACATATTGCGGATTCGCATATGTGGCATTTTTGGGGACATGTTTCTATGCCGCTCCCGGTAATTGTATATACCCCTGCAGGATTTGATGTTTTTTCATCTGGTCGTTTTCATCATGGTGAACATGATTACACAAGTGCGAAAAATACTTACCGTTTGGTTGAAGACAGGATTAAAATTGTGGGTGCTGATGGTTTGGTTGATGAAGCCGCTTCTGCGAAGCTGATTGATATTTCAATTACAAAAAATGTTGCGGCGATGTTTATAGCCATCGCGGTTATATTGATCATTTTTATTTCGGTAGCAGGTACATATAAAAAACGTACGGGTAAAGCACCTAAAGGATTACAGTCTTTTGTTGAGCCTATCATCGTTTTTGTTAGGGATGATATTGCCAAGCCGAACATTGGTCATAAATATGCGAAGTTTATGCCATACCTGCTTACTGTGTTTTTCTTTATCTGGATTAACAATTTACTGGGCCTGATACCTATCTTTCCAGGTGGGGCCAATGTAACCGGTAATATTGCTTTAACTTTTGTATTGTCGCTATTTACTATGATTGTTGTAAATATCAATGGCAACAAATACTACTGGAAACATATATTCCTGCCTGATGTGCCTTGGTGGTTGTATCCCATTATGATTCCGGTGGAATTAATTGGTATCATTTCAAAGCCCTTTGCTTTAATGATCCGTTTGTTCGCGAATATTACTGCCGGTCATATTATCGTGTTGAGTTTAATCTGTTTGATTTTTATTTTTGAAACACTGGCTATTGCACCGGTTTCAGTTGCCTTCGTATTGTTCATGGATGTGCTGGAGCTATTGGTTGCATTTTTACAGGCCTTTATTTTTACATTACTTACTGCCTTGTTTATTGGTATGGCAGTAGAAGAGCATCATTAATTAGAAAACTATTTTTTACAAATTATATAAATTAAATTAGTTATGGTAGGTTCAATCGCGGCAATTGGTGCCGGTTTAGCAGTAATTGGTGCCGGTATCGGTATCGGTCAAGTAGGTGGTAAAGCAATGGAAGGTATTGCCCGTCAACCTGAGGCTGCATCAAAAATTCAAACTGCAATGATTATTGCTGCTGCCCTTATTGAGGGTGCTGCTTTATTCGGTGTGGTAGTTGCTTTATTAGGCTTACAAGTTTAATAGCAATTCAGAATTATTTAGGACCGGGAATTTAACGGTTGGTTATTTTTCCGGTCTAATTAAATTACATTAAGAATTTAAAAATATATGAACCCTTTAGTTCTCCCAAGTATAGGATTGGTTTTTTGGACAGCGATAGCATTTATCTGCTTGTTGATTTTGCTTAAAAAATTTGCATGGAAACCTATTTTAGCCTCTATTCACGAACGTGAGCAAAGCATTGATGAGGCTTTGAATAAAGCTGAACTGGCTAAACAGGAAATGGCACGTTTAACTACTCAGAACGAAGAGCTGCTTAAGCAAGCTCGTTCAGAACGTGATCTGATCCTTAAAGAAGCGAAAGCCCTTAAAGACAGTATTGTTAATGAAGCAAAAACACAGGCGCACAATGAAGGTGCTAAACTGATTGAAAAAGCAAAGATTGAGATTGAGAATCAGAAAAAGGCAGCTTTGGCTGAATTGAAAACCCAGGTTTCAACTTTATCATTGGATATTGCTGAGCGCGTATTGCGCAATCAACTCCAGGATAAAGCTAAACAAGAGGATTTAGTCGCTAATCTTTTAAAAGATGTTGAATTAAACTAGTTTTTAGTTTGTTTAGCAAGATATATCGTAAAAAATGTCAGAAAATAAAGCAGCATCGAGATACGCCAAATCATTAATTGATCTTTCAGAAGAGCGCAATGCCCTTGAAGAAATTAAAAATGATATGGTTTTTTTAGAGCAGGTAATTGATCACAATCCTGAACTGGAGGCTATCCTTAAAAATCCTATTGTCCCTTTGGATAAAAAAGCCGGGATTCTGGAGGATGTGTTTGGCGCAAAGGTCAACGAAGTTACTAGAGCTTTTTTTAAGCTAATGGTAAGTAAAGGCCGTTCTGCAATTCTATTTGACACATCAAAAGCTTTTGTTGCACAATATAATGCACTTAAAGGAATTGTAACTGCTTATGTAACCAGCGCTACTGAACTTACTGCTGAAAGCAGGGCCGAAATTATAGCAATCGTTAAAAAAGAAATCGGTGCCAATGAGGTTGTGATTAAGGAAAAAGTGAATGACAAACTGATAGGTGGCTTTATTTTAAAAGTGGGTGACAGGCAATTTGATGCCAGCATAGCCAGCAGTTTAAGTAAACTTAAAAAAGAATTTGCCCAGGGTGTTGTTTAACCTTAGGGAAGATATAAGATAACAAATACTGAATTTACAAAAGAAATAATATAAAATTATGGTAGAGGTAAGACCAGACGAAGTATCGGCAATTATCAGGCAACAATTGGCGGGCTTCAAATCAGAAGCAGAACTTGAAGAAGTTGGTACTGTATTGCAGGTGGGCGATGGTATTGCCCGTGTTTATGGTTTAACTAAAGTTCAATCGGGTGAATTAGTTGAATTTGAAACCGGCTTACAGGGAATTGTTTTGAACCTTGAAGAAGATAATGTGGGTGTGGTACTTTTAGGCCCATCTGACACGATCAAAGAAGGTGATACGATAAAACGTACTAAAAAAATTGCCTCTATCAAAGTTGGTGAAGGTATGCTAGGGCGTGTTGTGAATACATTAGGCGAGCCTATAGATGGTAAAGGACCTATTATTGGCGAGACTTATGAGATGCCTATTGAGCGTAAAGCTCCGGGAGTAATCTATCGTCAGCCAGTTACTGAGCCTTTACAAACAGGTATCAAAGCTATCGATGGTATGATTCCAATCGGTCGTGGTCAGCGTGAGCTGGTTATTGGTGACCGTCAGATAGGTAAAACTGCGGTTTGTATTGACACCATCATCAACCAAAAAGAATTTTATGAAGCAGGTAATCCTGTATTCTGTATATATGTAGCTTGCGGACAAAAAGCAAGTACTGTAGCAAATATTGTACGTACGTTGGAAGAAAACGGTGCAATGCCTTATACAGTAGTTGTTGCAGCTTCTGCTGCCGAGCCGGCTCCACTACAATTTTATGCTCCTTTCTCTGGTGCAGCTATCGGTGAGTTCTTCCGTGATACAGGAAGGCCTGCTTTGATCGTTTATGATGATTTGTCTAAACAAGCTGTGGCTTACCGTGAGGTGTCGTTGTTACTTCGTCGTCCACCGGGTCGTGAGGCTTATCCAGGTGATGTATTTTACCTGCATAGCCGTTTGTTAGAGCGTGCCGCTAAGATCAACTCAAATGATGAAATTGCACAGGCAATGAATGACTTACCTGAATCATTGAAAGGTATTGTTAAAGGTGGCGGGTCATTAACTGCGCTTCCTATTATTGAAACTCAGGCTGGTGACGTTTCTGCATATATCCCTACCAACGTAATTTCGATTACTGACGGTCAGATCTTCTTAGAGTCTAACTTATTTAACTCTGGTATCCGTCCGGCCATTAACGTAGGTATCTCGGTATCACGTGTGGGTGGTAATGCCCAGATCAAATCGATGAAGAAAGTAGCCGGTACTTTAAAACTGGACCAGGCCCAATACCGCGAATTAGAGGCGTTTTCTAAATTCGGTTCTGATCTTGATGCAGCTACTAAATCTGTATTGGATAAAGGTGCGCGTAACGTAGAGATCTTGAAACAAGGGCAGTTCTCTCCTATGACTGTTGAAAAGCAGGTGGCAATTATTTATGTAGGTACCAAGAACTTAATGCGTTCTGTCCCTGTAAATAAAGTGAGAGAATTTGAGGCTGAGTATTTACAACAATTGGAATTGCGTCATCCTGATACACTGAAAGCATTAAAGGCCGGAAAGTTTGATGATGCGATTACCAGTGTACTGGAAACTGTAGCAAAAGAACTTTCAAGTAAATATTAATCAGAAATATTAAACTGGCAACCGGTATCTTACATCTGTAAATTCAGATACCGGTTGCCAAATGCTAACAATAAATGGCTAATTTAAAAGAAGTAAGAATTCGTATCGCATCGGTGCAGTCAACACAGCAGATTACCAAAGCCATGAAGATGGTTTCGGCGGCTAAGTTGAAACGTGCAACGAATGCTATTATACAATTACGTCCCTATGCAACAAAGCTGAAAGAAATTTTAGGAAATCTTTCTGCTAGCCTGGAAGGATCATCATCACCTTTTATACAGGAACGTGAGCCTAACAAGGTATTAGTTGTAGTAGTTTCTTCTAACCGTGGTCTTGCCGGTGCGTTTAATATGAACGTAATTAAAACTGCCAATAATTTAATTGCAGAAAAATACAGCGAACAACTTAAAAATGGTAATGTAAGCATCGTTGCTATTGGCAAGAAATCGCAGGATTTTTACGAAAAGCGTAATTATAAAGTGGTTGGAAACAATAATGAAGTATATGCTGCGCTTACTTTTGAAAATGTAACTAAAATTACCGACGCCATTATGGCCGGGTTTGTAAAAGGAGAGTTTGACAGAGTGGAGCTGGTTTACAACAGGTTTAAGAATGCAGCGGTACAACTTTTAACTACTGAGCAATTGTTGCCTTTGCCAAAACCCGAAAGCGCTGAGCAGACAAAGACTTCTAATGTTGATTATATCCTTGAGCCTTCTCAGGAAGAAATTGTAGCACAGTTGATCCCTAAATCCGTTAAGACCCAATTGTATAAAGCAGTACTGGATTCTCATGCTTCTGAGCATGGCGCGCGTATGACATCGATGGATAAAGCAACTGAGAATGCTGGAGATTTGTTAAAAGCATTAAAACTGTCTTACAATCAGGCACGTCAGGCTGCGATTACCACAGAGCTTACAGAGATCGTAAGTGGTGCGGCAGCATTGAACGGTTAATACAGAAAAAATATTTTAAAGTCCCTGTCTCATCGACAGGGGCTTTTTTTATGGGATGAAGACCATTCAGAGATGCAGATGATAACTTGTTCAAAAAAGTAAGGGGTTATACTGCTTTTTAGCTAATAAATATTATTTTTGTGCCATAAATAAAAATAACATGGAACAGACACCAAAACACAATACAGAAAGCATGAAAAGAGCTAATGAGATCTCAATCTACAAATTGATGGTTGTAGGCATCTTAATTAGTATTTTGGGCGTTTATCTGCGTTTTGCAGGCGATTCGACAACCTTGTCAATTGTTTCATGGGTAATCCTTTTTGTAGGTTCTATCGTAGCATGTAAAGGTGTATTTAAGATACTGGCTGCATAAGCTGGATAAATAGTTTTTAAGAATTTAGACCCTCAACACTTATGCTGTTGAGGGTTTTTTGTAATATTTTAGTGAACAGAAATATTTTAAGGTTACTTCAGCCAGCCCTTGGTATTAAGGAGAAATCTAACCTTTAATATTATGAAATCATATTTTGTTTATCCTGTAATAATTTTTACTTTTTGGAGCTGCAGTAATACAAATAAGTCTTACGAAAGTGCAGATGTAACTGCTGCCAATCTGGAAAATGCGGATACTGCACTTACTAAGAAGATCATTAAGACTGCAGATATGCGTTTTAGGGTCAGGGATGTGCAAGATACTAAAGCACAGTTAAGTGCTGCAATAAAAGCTGAAGGCGGGGATATTGCAGAATTTACTATTCAAAGCAATATCCAGCAAACTGACAAAGTTAAATATTCTGCTGACTCCCTACTTGAGCTTACAGCTTACAGAACGGAGGGAGCCGTTACGGCGAAAATCCCTTCAGACAAACTGGATGAGTTTACCAATAAAGTGGCTAAAATGGCTGTCTTTGTTGATTTCCAGTCCATGAAACTTGATGACCAGAGCCTGGTTTACCTGAGTAACAAGCTCAAAAACCAAAACAGGGCAGAGGCTGCGAACCAGCTGGACAAACATGCCAGTAAGAAAAGCAATAGTGTAGGGCCGGCTTTAGGTGTTAAGGATGATTATGTGGATAAAAAGATCCAGAATATGCAGATTGACAGCCGCGTGCAGTACAGCAACATTACCCTTAACTTTTACCAGGACAATACCGTTAAAAAAATGATTGTAGCCAATGATTCACTTTATGATTACAAACCTGATTTTTTAAGAAGATTTGTACTTAATATTCAAAATGGCTGGATGATTTTTAAAGAATTTATCCTGATCCTGACCAATTTATGGATGCTGATCCTGTTGCTGCTTGCAGGTTATTTTACTTTCAGGTATTACCGGAAAAGGAGAGCCCAGGCATAGAATGAACGCTTCTATTTCAAGCGTTTTCCATTGTCTTTCACAAAAGATTCCCAACCCGAGTAGGTTTTGCCCTTACCGGCAGTACCTATTTTTTGAAAAGAGTGGCAAACTGCCACAGCCAGCCCGTCTGTCGCATCTAAAAACTCTGGGGTTTCTTTAAAATTCAGCAGTCTTTGCAGCATTGCAGCCACCTGTTCTTTACCGGCGCTGCCATTCCCTGTAATCGACTGCTTGATCTTTCGGGGTGCATATTCGTTAATTGGGATATTTTTTGATAAGGCCGCAGCCATGGCAATACCCTGTGCACGCCCTAATTTTAACATTACCTGAATATTTTTTCCGTAAAAAGGGGCTTCCAGGGCTAAAATATCAGGCTTATATTCATCAATTAATCTTACTGTTTTCTCAAATATCCGCTGAAGCTTTAAGAAATGATCGTCCAGATGATCCATCCTTACAATCCCCATGGTGATCAGTTCAATTTTACTGCCCCGTTCAAGTATTACTCCGTAGCCCATTATTGAAGTACCGGGATCTATGCCCATGATCACCCTTTCCTTTTTTTCAACCAACATAAAACAATATTAAGCATATTTGCACAGAGTAAATTAAAAAAGTTGACATCCAATTATAAAAAGACATTATCATACTTTCTTAAAACCGCAATTGTAATCATTGCATTTTGGTTTGTATACAAAAAACTGTCTTCCAATGAAAACTTACGTGCTTTTGAAGATCTTTTAAAACAGATTCCCCAAACTGAAATTATCCTTATCCTTGGTATAGTTTGTTTATTGATGCTGGTTAACTGGGGTGTCGAAGCATTAAAATGGAAAAGATTAATAGCCCGTATTGAAAGTATTAGTTTATGGCGGGCTATTGAATCTGTTTTTTGCGGACTAACCTGGGCTGTATTTACGCCTAATCGCATTGGCGAGTATGGGGGCAGAGTATTTTTCCTTTCGCCTAAACGGCGCATTATAGGTGTTGTAGCCATGGCCGTTGGAAATATTGGCCAGATGGTGCTGACAAATGTTTTTGGAGCAATAGCGATAAGCATATTTATTTATCGGTTTGTTCCGCTTGATTACAGACTGTTCTATGCTTTAATCGTGCTTTCTGCAATGTTCTGTGCTTTTTTTATGGTGTTTTACTTTAACATCAAATGGCTGAACGGGATTTTGCTTTCCATGCGGTTTACGCGCAAATACAAGAAATTTTATAGCATTCTGGCCAGGTATAGTAAAAAAGAACTGCTGTATATCCTGTTGTTTTGCCTGGCAAGATATTTTGTATTCAGCTCACAGTATTTTATTCTTTTCTTCTGGCTGATACCCGGAATCCATCCTCTGGATATTTTAACAATGGTATGTATATTATTTTTTGTCCAATCTACACTCCCTTCTCTCGATTTGTTTGATATAGGCGTAAGGAGTTATACCGCTGCTTATTTCTTTAGTTTTGTTACCGATCATGATGTAGCTGTTATTGCATGCACAGCAAGTATATGGCTGATAAATATTATAATTCCTGCTATATTAGGCTCTTATTTTGTGTTTAAACTTAATTTTTTTGGAAATACTCAACGCAATTAGCCTTATATCGTCTTTTTTAACGGTTTTATATGTGATGGTGGTGATCACCTTCATAAGAGGATGGCATAAACTGATAAATTTTAAACCGCAACCAGTAATTTTAACCACAAAAGTTTCTGTACTTGTTGCTGCCCGTAATGAGGCCCCGAACATTGCTAAAACAATAGAAGATCTGATTGCCCAAAATTACGCCAGGGATTTAACGGAAATCATATTTATTGACGATCACTCTACCGACCAGACTGCTGCCATTATCAGTTCCTATTCTGATAAAGGAGTGAAACTCATTCGTCTGAATGAAGATCAGCCCCTTAATTCCTATAAAAAGAAAGCTATACAAACTGCTATTGCCCAGGCTAGAGGTAGTTTGATCATTACAACTGATGCAGATTGCAGAATGGGACCAGATTGGCTTAAAACCATAGTTAGCTTTTATGAGGAGAAGAAATATAAGATGATCTCCTCTCCGGTTGCTTATTTTGAAGAAAAAAGTTTTTTTGAAAAGGCACAAACGCTTGAATTTTTGTATTTAATTGGTTTGGGTGCTTCAACTATAGGCAATAGAAAACCATCAACCTGTAATGGGGCCAACTTAGCTTACGAACGGGAAGCTTTTTACGAGGTAGGTGGTTTTAAAGGAATTGACGATCTTGCCTCAGGGGATGATGAGCTGCTGTTACATAAAATGGCCGCAAAGTTTAACGGCCATATCGGATTCTTAAAAAATGAGGATGCTGTAGTATACACACATCCAAAAGCCACATTAAAGGAATTCATTCAACAGCGTAAACGATGGGCATCAAAAAGTACCCGATATAAAAACAAATCGATCATCGTATTGGGCGTTTGCATCTGGCTATTTAATTTAAGTATTCTTTTAAATGCAGCTTCAGGTATTTTTAACTGTTTTTATTTTAAGCTGGCAGTGGTTCAGCTATTGGCGAAAATGACGATTGAATTGTTATTTTTATACGATGTAACCGCCTTTGCCAAAAGACGGAACCTGCTGATATTATTGCCTGTACTTAATGTATTGCATATTTTATACATTGTATACATAGGCGTTGCCGGAAATACCGGAAAGTATAACTGGAAAGATAGAATGGTAAAATAATGGAGATCAATAACAGTCCTTCAAGGAAAATATGGAAGCGCTTTAAGAAGAATAAGATGGCTTTTGGTGGCCTGCTGTTTATCTTATTATTAACCATTATGGGGATTTTAGGTTACCTGATCACACCAGATCAAACCCCGATGGCCAATACCATGCACCTCCAGTTAAGCAATAAGAAACCTGGCAGAACATTTAAATTTTTAATTGTCAGCCGGAAAGAGAGCGTTAAACAGCTGAACTTCATTGAACGGATGTTATACGGTCAGGAAGCTGATTTTAAAAGCGTTCCCATTACCTCCGGAAGGATAGATGGAAATAAGATCTATGTAAGGGAATATATAGGGGATGATGAGCTGGCAGAAGAATCTGCATACCCTTTATTGGGACAGGATCAATTGTATGAGCAAACCTTTTGGCTGGGTACAGATATTTATGGCCGCGATTTACTAAGCCGGCTTATTCTTGGTATCCGGGTGTCCTTATCGGTCGGCCTGATGGCTGTACTCATTTCCCTCTTTATTGGGGTAAGTCTGGGTGCCCTGGCCGGTTATTTCGGTGGTAAAACTGATGCGGCCATCAGCTGGTTCATGAATGTGATCTGGTCACTACCCTCCCTGTTATTGGTTATTGCCATTTCTTTTGCATTGGGGAAAGGCTTCTGGCAGATATTTATTGCCGTAGGGCTATCTACCTGGGTAGATGTGGCCCGTTTGGTACGCGGACAGGTTATGGCCTTAAAAGAAGTCGAATTTGTTGAAGCTTCAAAAGCACTCGGGTTCTCTACTTCCAGAACAATTGTAAAACATATCCTGCCCAATATTGCAGGGCCAATTCTGGTTGTTGCTTCAGCTAATTTTGCTTCAGCTATTTTGCTGGAAACAGGATTAAGCTTTTTGGGATTCGGTGCCCAGCCCCCTATGCCCAGTTGGGGCGGAATGATCAAGGAACACTACGGTTACATTATCATGGATGCCGCCTACCTGGCCATTTTGCCGGGCCTGGCCATCATGCTTACAGTATATGCATTCAACTTGCTGGCTATCGGCCTGCGTGATGCTTTTGATGTTAAATCGCAAAATATATCTGTGTAGCTAAAGCCGAATTTATTAACTTTGGATGTATGCTATTGAACTGTTATCAGCAAGAATTTATAGAAGCCGGATGCGATGAAGCTGGGCGGGGCTGTCTGGCAGGACCTGTATTTGCTGCTGCAGTGATTTTGCCGCCAGATTTTATTGCCGGGGAGCTGAATGATTCAAAACAGCTTAATCATCAGCAACGTAAAAGACTTAGGATCATTATAGAAAAAGAGGCCATCGCATGGGCAGTTGCTGAAGTTGACAATATAGAAATTGATCAGATCAATATTTTGAATGCCTCCTTTCTCGCTATGCACAGGGCCATAGAGAAATTACTGGTTAAACCCCAATATTTAAGTATTGACGGCAACCGGTTTAAAAAATATCCTGATATCCCCCATGCCTGTATTGTTAAAGGAGATGGTAAATACCTGAACATAGCAGCGGCCTCCATATTGGCCAAAACTCATAGAGATGAGTTTATGGAACGTATTTCAGATGAATATCCGCATTATCAATGGCATCAGAATAAAGGCTACCCAACAGTGGTACACCGTTCTGCTGCACTTGAGCATGGTTTATCGCCATATCATCGTAAAACTTTTACAGTTAGTCCCCCTCAACTTAACCTGTTTTCCGAAATAGAGGGATAATTAGTATTTTCACATAATTGAAAACACTGATTCTTACAAACAGAGTTCCCTTTCCACCCAACAGTGGTTACCCTATAGTGGTTTACAATACCATTAAAGGCCTGCTAAACCTTGGGGTAGACATTACCTTGTTCAGTATCAATACCAGTAAGCACAGAATAGATGTAGACGATATCTATGATCCTGTTTTTGAAAAGATAGAATTCCATTCTTTCAGCATTGATACCGAAGTAAATGTATGGGGGGCACTCCTCAACATCTTTTCCAATCAATCCTATAATGTATCCAGGTTTTTTGATGAAGATGCCGGGCGTTTACTGGAAGATATTTTAAAGGAAAATGAATTTGACATCATTCAGTTTGAAGGACTTTTTGTAGTGCCATATCTTGATACTGTTAAGGCCAACAGCAATGCCAAGATAATTTACCGGGCACATAATATAGAATTTGATGTTTGGGAGCGTATCGCGATGAGGGAACAGTTTACGCCCAGAAGGAGATATCTGCAGTTTTTAGCGCGTCGTTTAAAACACTACGAAACAGAACAGCTTAACCGTTTCCACCAGGTATTTGCCATTAGTGAACCTGACCGACAGCATATACTTAAATTTGGTTGCCAGGCTCCTTTGGATGTTTTTCCTGTTGCCCTT comes from the Pedobacter heparinus DSM 2366 genome and includes:
- a CDS encoding glycosyltransferase family 4 protein, with the protein product MKTLILTNRVPFPPNSGYPIVVYNTIKGLLNLGVDITLFSINTSKHRIDVDDIYDPVFEKIEFHSFSIDTEVNVWGALLNIFSNQSYNVSRFFDEDAGRLLEDILKENEFDIIQFEGLFVVPYLDTVKANSNAKIIYRAHNIEFDVWERIAMREQFTPRRRYLQFLARRLKHYETEQLNRFHQVFAISEPDRQHILKFGCQAPLDVFPVALDFEKYIIDQTKTSFPTLFHLGAMDWRPNKEGLEWFLDEIWPDIEKLNSELRFYIAGKSMQRQFFEYDSENLVVEGEIFDAIEFINSKAIMIVPLLSSSGMRVKIIEGMAMRKCIIATSMAAEGISYEHGKDILIANTADEFYRSILQCITNPKKWREIGDNARKTVERDHDIHAISKRMLDIYHKLISA